In the genome of Porphyrobacter sp. ULC335, one region contains:
- a CDS encoding TonB-dependent receptor: MTRKFATYACGLLACSALTTPAFAQDEDAGANSTREDNVIIVTATRRAQDVQDIPLAVTAIAPQQLEAQRVVNIQQIAALAPSFTASQAQLASGSVVLRVRGVGTTSNNIGFESAVGIFIDGAYQARPGVALTEFVDVERVEVLRGPQGTLFGRNTSAGALNITNVRPDVTEFSGFVNAEYGNFDEKSLQGAINVPIVKDTLALRLTGAYRERDGFLTVVDRTGAEIGDTNNVDQWLVRGQIGWDTDSGLRGRIIADYAKSQSSCCGAIELYQTPLATLGLYNAVGLGANGGNGQPLVATNRDDQGTFERAMDNRIISANIVPEADVDNYGVTGELEFPISENADLIFIGSYRKYQSFEKYDSDFTAADIFNVPALNLEIDNWTAELRLQGEGLGGKLNYMIGGFYSDEQIDQSVTFQLGADYDRNVGALLAGGTSGASLNPASPIFFGPTPLQRLTGINPAGSGNTNRFQQDAKSYAIFTHNSLEITDGLELTVGARYSWEEKSGGFTQTAVNNQVCPSTLGALGGLPASLRPTFLALGCFGFTAPANLPAAFGNPTATPPVAPLPLVRTFQSDFEDEELIYTIKLGYEFSPFVTSYASFTHGYKAGGINLDTTAAVLGADPTFLSEEVDAYELGVKAQTPDGAVTVNVAAFYEEFSNFQVLEFTGTAFATFNVPLAETQGIEIESVIRPNDELTFNLAATFLEASYPDDCAGTQTSVQVVALCGNDLTNAPQIVALAGAMWEKPINDSMEFFVAGQVRMEGDQRTSTQAKILPTVAAGSTQAQVQTAVNAAAPIIADIQDGKAFVNLRAGLRFADGKYAIEGWVNNLTDEVVRGVTFNTTLRGSGAANSRSAFTLPPRQYGVTLRAKF; encoded by the coding sequence ATGACGCGCAAGTTCGCAACTTACGCCTGCGGCCTGTTGGCCTGCAGCGCACTGACCACCCCCGCCTTTGCCCAGGACGAAGATGCCGGAGCAAATTCGACCCGTGAAGACAACGTCATCATCGTGACCGCTACGCGGCGCGCGCAGGACGTGCAGGACATTCCGCTGGCCGTGACCGCGATTGCCCCGCAGCAGCTTGAAGCGCAGCGCGTGGTGAACATCCAGCAGATCGCCGCACTTGCTCCCAGCTTTACCGCCAGTCAGGCGCAGCTGGCCTCTGGCTCGGTCGTGCTGCGTGTTCGCGGCGTGGGGACGACCTCGAACAATATCGGCTTCGAAAGCGCGGTCGGCATCTTCATCGACGGTGCCTATCAGGCCCGCCCCGGCGTGGCGCTGACCGAATTCGTCGACGTGGAACGCGTCGAGGTGCTGCGCGGCCCGCAAGGCACCCTGTTCGGCCGCAACACCTCGGCAGGGGCCCTGAACATCACCAATGTCCGTCCGGACGTGACCGAGTTCAGCGGCTTCGTGAACGCCGAATACGGCAACTTCGACGAAAAGAGCCTGCAGGGCGCAATCAACGTGCCGATCGTCAAGGACACCCTCGCGTTGCGCCTGACCGGTGCCTATCGCGAGCGTGACGGTTTCCTCACGGTCGTCGACCGCACCGGGGCTGAAATCGGCGATACCAACAATGTCGACCAGTGGCTGGTTCGCGGCCAGATCGGCTGGGATACCGATAGCGGTCTGCGCGGACGCATCATCGCCGATTATGCGAAGAGCCAGTCGAGCTGCTGCGGCGCGATCGAACTGTATCAGACGCCGCTCGCCACGCTGGGCCTGTACAATGCGGTCGGGCTTGGCGCCAATGGCGGCAATGGTCAGCCGTTGGTCGCCACGAACCGCGACGATCAGGGCACCTTCGAGCGCGCGATGGACAACCGCATCATTTCGGCCAACATCGTGCCCGAAGCGGACGTGGACAACTACGGCGTCACCGGGGAACTTGAATTCCCCATTTCGGAAAACGCCGACCTGATCTTCATCGGCTCGTACCGCAAGTATCAAAGCTTCGAGAAGTACGATTCGGACTTCACCGCTGCCGACATTTTCAACGTGCCGGCGCTCAACCTCGAAATCGACAACTGGACAGCGGAACTGCGGCTTCAGGGCGAAGGCCTCGGAGGCAAGCTCAACTACATGATCGGCGGGTTCTATTCCGACGAGCAGATCGACCAGTCGGTCACCTTCCAGCTGGGCGCGGATTATGACCGCAATGTCGGCGCGCTGCTGGCTGGCGGCACGTCCGGCGCCAGCCTCAACCCGGCCTCGCCGATCTTCTTTGGCCCCACCCCGTTGCAGCGGCTGACCGGAATCAATCCCGCCGGATCGGGCAACACCAACCGCTTCCAGCAGGACGCCAAGAGCTACGCAATCTTCACGCACAACTCGCTGGAGATCACCGATGGGCTCGAACTGACGGTCGGTGCGCGTTATTCGTGGGAAGAAAAGTCGGGCGGCTTTACCCAGACGGCGGTCAATAATCAGGTTTGCCCGTCGACGCTTGGTGCGCTTGGCGGGTTGCCGGCGTCCTTGCGTCCCACCTTCCTGGCCTTGGGCTGCTTCGGGTTTACTGCTCCGGCCAATCTTCCGGCCGCTTTCGGCAATCCCACCGCGACCCCGCCGGTCGCGCCACTGCCGCTGGTACGCACCTTCCAGTCAGACTTCGAAGATGAAGAGCTGATCTACACGATCAAGCTCGGCTACGAATTCAGCCCGTTCGTGACCAGCTATGCCAGCTTCACGCACGGCTACAAGGCGGGCGGGATCAACCTTGATACCACCGCAGCCGTGCTGGGCGCGGATCCGACCTTCCTGTCGGAAGAAGTCGACGCCTACGAACTCGGCGTGAAGGCGCAGACCCCTGACGGCGCGGTGACGGTCAATGTCGCGGCGTTCTACGAAGAGTTCAGCAACTTCCAGGTGCTCGAATTCACCGGCACCGCCTTCGCGACCTTCAACGTGCCGCTCGCGGAAACGCAAGGGATCGAAATCGAAAGCGTCATCCGTCCGAATGACGAACTGACCTTCAATCTGGCTGCGACCTTCCTTGAAGCGAGCTACCCGGATGATTGCGCGGGCACGCAGACTTCGGTTCAGGTGGTGGCGCTGTGCGGCAACGACCTCACCAACGCGCCGCAGATCGTCGCGCTGGCCGGGGCGATGTGGGAAAAGCCGATCAACGACTCGATGGAATTCTTCGTCGCCGGTCAGGTGCGCATGGAAGGTGACCAGCGCACCTCCACCCAGGCGAAGATCCTCCCGACTGTCGCAGCCGGTTCGACTCAGGCGCAGGTGCAGACCGCGGTTAACGCTGCGGCCCCGATCATCGCCGATATCCAGGACGGCAAGGCCTTCGTGAACCTGCGTGCGGGTCTGCGCTTCGCCGATGGCAAGTATGCGATCGAAGGCTGGGTCAACAACCTGACCGACGAAGTGGTGCGCGGGGTGACCTTCAACACCACCCTGCGCGGATCGGGCGCGGCCAACTCGCGTTCGGCCTTCACCCTGCCGCCGCGGCAGTACGGTGTGACACTGCGCGCCAAGTTCTGA
- a CDS encoding acyl-CoA dehydrogenase family protein — protein MPVIDVPPPAFMEEEEIAIFADAVGKFYAQHAPQKRVEKWREDGMVEREFWREAGAAGLLGVSVPAEYGGHGGDFRHDMVVIDQQGKHGVDGFGASLHNTIILPYLVRHGTEEQKLKYLPRLVAGDLVSAIAMSEPDAGSDLQSIKTTALKDGNGYRLNGSKTWISNGQLADFIIVVAKTDPAEGAKGISLLLLETEGAEGFARGKKLDKIGLDAQDTSELFFDNVFIPADNLLGGVEGRGFYQLMGELPQERLVIAMNAISGIEKALDVTVDYVKNRKAFGKTIWDFQNTQFVLADLKARGTAARVFVNDCIAKLLEGKLDVATASMAKYWVTELQSEVVDKCLQFHGGAGYINDYAIARMYRDTRIARIYGGSNEIMKMLIARSM, from the coding sequence ATGCCCGTCATCGATGTGCCGCCCCCGGCCTTCATGGAAGAAGAAGAAATCGCGATTTTCGCCGATGCTGTCGGCAAGTTCTACGCCCAGCACGCGCCGCAAAAGCGGGTCGAAAAGTGGCGCGAGGACGGGATGGTGGAGCGCGAGTTCTGGCGCGAAGCGGGTGCAGCGGGCCTGCTCGGCGTCTCGGTGCCCGCCGAATATGGCGGCCACGGCGGCGATTTCCGGCATGACATGGTGGTGATCGACCAGCAGGGCAAGCACGGCGTCGACGGCTTCGGCGCTTCGCTCCACAACACGATCATCCTGCCCTATCTCGTCCGTCACGGCACCGAAGAGCAGAAGCTCAAGTATCTCCCCCGCCTCGTCGCGGGCGACCTCGTCAGCGCGATCGCGATGAGCGAACCGGATGCGGGCAGCGACCTCCAGTCGATCAAGACCACCGCGCTGAAGGACGGCAACGGCTACCGCCTCAACGGCTCGAAAACCTGGATCTCCAACGGCCAGCTCGCCGATTTCATCATCGTCGTTGCCAAGACCGATCCGGCCGAGGGCGCCAAGGGCATCTCGCTCCTCCTGCTCGAAACCGAGGGTGCGGAAGGCTTCGCGCGCGGCAAGAAGCTCGACAAGATCGGGCTCGATGCGCAGGACACCTCGGAGCTGTTCTTCGACAACGTGTTCATTCCGGCTGACAATCTGCTCGGCGGCGTTGAAGGTCGCGGGTTCTACCAGCTGATGGGCGAACTGCCGCAGGAGCGCCTCGTGATCGCGATGAACGCCATTTCGGGCATCGAGAAGGCGCTCGATGTGACGGTCGACTACGTCAAGAACCGCAAGGCCTTCGGCAAGACGATCTGGGACTTCCAGAACACCCAGTTCGTGCTGGCCGACCTCAAGGCGCGGGGCACTGCGGCCCGCGTGTTCGTCAATGATTGCATCGCCAAACTGCTCGAAGGGAAACTCGACGTGGCGACCGCGAGCATGGCGAAGTACTGGGTGACCGAGCTTCAATCGGAAGTGGTCGACAAGTGCCTCCAGTTCCACGGCGGCGCAGGCTACATCAATGATTACGCCATCGCCCGCATGTACCGCGATACCCGCATCGCGCGCATCTACGGCGGCTCGAACGAGATCATGAAGATGCTGATCGCGCGTTCTATGTGA
- a CDS encoding crotonase/enoyl-CoA hydratase family protein: protein MSETAAPEVLTEVVDGVLIVTINRPEAKNAMTRAAAEGIAAAMERLDAEDDLRVGIITGAGGTFCSGMDLKGFLRGETPSVEGKGFGGVVQAPPAKPLIAAVEGYALAGGLELMIACDLVVAHKDAKFGIPEVKRGLVAAAGGVMMLPDQIPERIALELALTGDFIGAERAYQLGMINEVTEGQALEGAKALAAKIAANGPLAVKVSKAVMKQSRGWAMEDRYANQGKLIGPVFVSHDAREGAAAFAEKRKPNWTGK, encoded by the coding sequence GTGAGCGAGACCGCTGCCCCCGAAGTGCTGACCGAAGTTGTCGATGGCGTGTTGATCGTCACCATCAACCGCCCCGAAGCCAAGAACGCCATGACGCGCGCTGCGGCCGAGGGAATCGCTGCGGCGATGGAACGGCTGGATGCGGAAGACGACCTGCGCGTCGGGATCATTACCGGTGCGGGCGGTACGTTCTGTTCGGGCATGGACCTCAAAGGCTTCCTGCGCGGCGAAACCCCCTCGGTCGAGGGCAAGGGCTTCGGCGGCGTGGTGCAGGCTCCCCCGGCCAAGCCGCTGATCGCTGCGGTCGAAGGCTATGCGCTGGCAGGCGGGCTGGAACTGATGATCGCCTGTGACCTCGTCGTGGCCCACAAGGACGCCAAGTTCGGCATCCCCGAAGTGAAGCGCGGGCTTGTGGCGGCGGCGGGCGGTGTGATGATGCTGCCCGACCAGATCCCCGAGCGCATCGCGCTGGAACTCGCCCTGACCGGCGATTTCATCGGGGCAGAGCGCGCGTACCAACTCGGCATGATCAACGAAGTGACCGAAGGCCAGGCGCTGGAAGGTGCCAAGGCGCTGGCGGCAAAGATCGCCGCGAACGGCCCGCTCGCAGTGAAGGTGTCCAAGGCCGTGATGAAGCAATCGCGCGGCTGGGCCATGGAAGACCGCTATGCCAATCAGGGCAAGCTGATCGGCCCGGTGTTCGTCAGCCACGACGCGCGCGAAGGCGCGGCGGCCTTTGCCGAAAAGCGCAAGCCGAACTGGACGGGCAAGTAA
- a CDS encoding acetyl-CoA C-acetyltransferase — protein sequence MAEAYIIDAVRTPRGIGKQGKGALAACHPQHLAATVLKAIKDRNNLDTATVDDVIWSVSTQDGMQAGDMGRMAALDAGYDITSSGTTLDRFCGGGITSVALASAQVMSGMEDCVIAGGTEMMSLTAAMSQEKMRAGIKPPMMGSYNARLQAVHPQSHQGICGDAIASKEGFTREELDEVGYRSQQRAAEAIAAGRFAKSVVPVVGDDGTVLLDREEYPRPQTTREDLAKLEPAFPKIADVPLDEAGTTFRKLINQKYPDLDIQHFHHAGNSSGVVDGAAAVLITSKDYAEKHGLKPRARIVATCNMGDDPTLMLNAPVPAAKKVLAKAGLTTDDIDLYEINEAFAVVAAKFVRDLDLDWDKVNVNGGSIALGHPIGATGSILIGTVVDELERRGGRYGLVTMCAAGGMAPAIIVERVDGFVD from the coding sequence ATGGCCGAGGCTTACATCATCGACGCAGTGCGCACCCCGCGCGGGATCGGCAAGCAGGGCAAGGGCGCGCTGGCCGCGTGCCACCCGCAGCACCTCGCCGCCACGGTCCTCAAGGCGATCAAGGACCGCAACAATCTCGACACGGCGACGGTCGATGACGTGATCTGGTCGGTCAGCACGCAGGACGGGATGCAGGCGGGCGACATGGGCCGCATGGCTGCGCTCGACGCGGGCTATGACATCACCTCCAGCGGCACCACGCTCGACCGCTTCTGCGGCGGCGGCATCACCAGCGTTGCGCTGGCTTCGGCGCAGGTGATGAGCGGGATGGAAGATTGCGTCATCGCGGGCGGGACCGAGATGATGAGCCTCACCGCCGCGATGAGCCAGGAAAAGATGCGCGCCGGGATCAAGCCGCCGATGATGGGCAGCTACAATGCGCGCCTTCAGGCCGTGCACCCGCAGTCGCACCAGGGCATCTGCGGCGATGCGATCGCGTCCAAGGAAGGCTTCACCCGCGAAGAACTGGACGAAGTCGGCTACCGCTCGCAGCAGCGCGCCGCCGAGGCGATTGCCGCGGGCCGCTTTGCCAAATCGGTAGTGCCGGTGGTGGGCGATGACGGCACGGTGCTGCTCGACCGCGAGGAATATCCCCGCCCGCAGACCACCCGCGAAGACCTTGCCAAGCTGGAGCCGGCCTTCCCCAAGATCGCCGACGTTCCTCTGGACGAGGCGGGCACGACCTTCCGCAAGCTGATCAACCAGAAGTACCCCGATCTGGACATCCAGCACTTCCATCACGCGGGCAATTCCTCGGGCGTGGTTGATGGCGCGGCCGCCGTGCTGATCACCTCGAAGGACTATGCCGAAAAGCACGGCCTCAAGCCCCGCGCCCGCATCGTCGCCACCTGCAACATGGGCGATGATCCGACGCTGATGCTCAACGCGCCGGTGCCTGCCGCGAAGAAGGTGCTGGCCAAGGCCGGTCTCACCACTGACGATATCGACCTATATGAAATCAACGAGGCTTTCGCGGTCGTCGCGGCCAAGTTCGTGCGCGATCTCGATCTGGATTGGGACAAGGTCAACGTCAACGGCGGCTCAATCGCGCTGGGCCACCCGATCGGCGCGACGGGTTCGATCCTGATCGGCACCGTGGTGGACGAGCTGGAGCGTCGCGGCGGTCGTTATGGCCTCGTCACCATGTGCGCTGCGGGCGGCATGGCCCCGGCGATCATCGTCGAGCGCGTCGACGGCTTCGTCGACTGA
- a CDS encoding acetyl-CoA acetyltransferase, with protein sequence MIADNTPVIIGVGQYSERVGEPGYEALSYMDLAGRALGSAIADSGASGDVAQAIDTLAAIRAFEMSRPDRKPPFGAADNVPRAIAKRVGADPKRAILTTTGGQTNQQLVGEFASAIAAGDSRCAVIVGSEAISTVLALTAKGEIPDWSEAIGGEFEDQGFGVEELLEPVLFMHGASGAIPLYALAENARRHKLGLGLEEYRLAIGKLFAPFTRVAAANPHSAAPVERTAEELATVTDRNRIVAEPYPRMTVARDQVNQAAAIIVASAGLARELGVPEDKWVHIHAVTAATELKLSQRPDLAGNPASLGSVDAALARAGKGIDAMHYIDFYSCFAIPVFNQCDHFGLSVDDPRGLTLTGGLPFFGGAGNNYSAHAIAEAVQRVRGDRGSYALVGANGGWMSKYATGVYSTEPADWSGNDRFAVLPKATDKVPVAKEPVAAAVVETYTINRGPKGAEAIFIGRSDAGERVVGNADLTDPATSAAFESGEPFGKRLTLTQDERGRTVGRIA encoded by the coding sequence ATGATCGCTGACAATACGCCCGTTATTATCGGGGTCGGGCAGTATTCGGAACGGGTCGGAGAACCCGGCTACGAAGCGCTGTCCTATATGGACCTCGCCGGACGGGCGCTGGGGTCGGCGATTGCGGATTCGGGGGCGAGTGGTGACGTGGCGCAGGCCATCGACACCCTCGCCGCGATCCGTGCTTTCGAAATGTCGCGGCCTGACCGCAAGCCGCCCTTCGGTGCGGCGGACAATGTACCGCGCGCGATTGCCAAGCGGGTGGGGGCTGATCCGAAGCGCGCGATCCTCACCACCACCGGCGGGCAGACCAACCAGCAATTGGTGGGCGAGTTTGCCTCGGCCATCGCGGCAGGCGACAGCCGCTGCGCGGTGATCGTCGGTTCCGAGGCGATCTCGACCGTGCTTGCGCTGACGGCCAAGGGCGAGATCCCAGACTGGTCGGAAGCCATCGGCGGCGAGTTTGAAGATCAGGGCTTCGGGGTCGAGGAACTGCTTGAGCCGGTGCTGTTCATGCACGGCGCCAGCGGGGCGATCCCGCTTTATGCGCTGGCGGAGAACGCGCGACGGCATAAGCTTGGGCTGGGGCTGGAGGAATACCGCCTCGCAATCGGCAAGCTGTTTGCACCCTTCACGCGCGTCGCGGCGGCAAACCCGCACTCGGCGGCTCCGGTCGAACGGACGGCGGAGGAACTCGCCACGGTCACCGACCGCAACCGCATCGTTGCCGAACCCTATCCACGCATGACCGTGGCGCGCGATCAGGTGAATCAGGCGGCGGCGATCATCGTCGCCAGCGCCGGGCTGGCCCGCGAATTGGGCGTGCCCGAGGACAAGTGGGTCCACATCCACGCTGTCACTGCCGCGACCGAACTGAAGCTCTCGCAGCGGCCTGACTTGGCGGGCAACCCGGCCTCGCTTGGCAGTGTCGATGCGGCCCTGGCGCGCGCGGGCAAGGGCATCGACGCGATGCACTATATCGATTTCTACTCGTGCTTCGCGATCCCCGTATTCAACCAGTGCGACCATTTCGGCCTCTCCGTCGATGATCCGCGCGGGCTGACGCTGACGGGCGGGTTGCCGTTCTTCGGCGGGGCGGGGAACAACTACTCGGCCCACGCCATCGCCGAAGCGGTGCAGCGCGTGCGCGGCGACCGGGGCTCCTATGCGCTGGTCGGTGCGAACGGCGGGTGGATGAGCAAATATGCGACCGGCGTCTATTCCACCGAGCCTGCCGACTGGAGCGGAAACGACCGCTTCGCTGTGCTGCCCAAGGCGACCGACAAGGTGCCGGTGGCGAAGGAGCCGGTGGCTGCGGCTGTGGTGGAGACCTACACCATCAACCGCGGGCCCAAGGGTGCCGAGGCGATCTTTATCGGGCGCTCCGACGCAGGCGAGCGGGTGGTGGGTAATGCCGATCTGACCGATCCCGCCACGTCAGCAGCCTTCGAAAGCGGCGAGCCTTTTGGCAAGCGCCTGACCCTGACGCAGGACGAACGCGGCCGGACGGTGGGCCGCATCGCCTGA
- the hppD gene encoding 4-hydroxyphenylpyruvate dioxygenase, with protein MNAPTKDLFENPVGLDGFEFVEFCAPEKGMLEPVFEAMGFTRVAQHRSKDVHLWRQGGINLIANYEPRSPAWYFAREHGASACGMAFRVRDAAKAYDHLIAKGAEPVAVQTGVMELRIPAIRGIGGAILYLVDRYEGAEKAGGLSIYDIDFEYLPGVDKHPEGAGFHTIDHLTHNVYTGRMKYWADYYETLFNFREIRFFDIKGEYTGLTSKALTAPDGKIRIPLNEEGEGGKGQIEEFLRAFNGEGIQHIALICDDLPACWDRLQKLGVPFMTAPPATYYEMLAERLPGHGEDVSQLQMRGILMDGTTEGGQPRLLLQIFAQAQVGPVFFEFIQRKGDDGFGEGNFKALFESMERDQIIRGVLNVEEPAE; from the coding sequence ATGAACGCGCCGACCAAGGATCTTTTCGAAAACCCTGTCGGCCTCGACGGCTTCGAATTCGTCGAGTTCTGCGCGCCGGAAAAGGGCATGCTTGAGCCCGTCTTTGAAGCGATGGGCTTCACCCGCGTGGCGCAGCACCGTTCCAAGGACGTGCACTTGTGGCGTCAGGGCGGCATCAACCTGATCGCCAATTACGAGCCGCGCAGCCCTGCCTGGTACTTCGCGCGCGAGCATGGCGCTTCGGCCTGCGGCATGGCGTTCCGGGTGCGCGACGCGGCCAAGGCCTATGACCACCTGATCGCCAAGGGTGCAGAGCCCGTCGCGGTGCAGACCGGGGTGATGGAACTGCGCATCCCCGCGATCCGCGGCATCGGCGGCGCGATCCTCTATCTCGTCGACCGCTACGAAGGCGCGGAAAAGGCGGGCGGCCTCAGCATCTACGACATCGATTTCGAATATCTGCCCGGGGTGGACAAGCACCCCGAAGGCGCGGGTTTCCACACCATCGATCACCTCACCCACAACGTTTACACCGGCCGCATGAAGTATTGGGCGGACTATTACGAGACGCTGTTCAACTTCCGCGAGATCCGCTTCTTCGACATCAAGGGCGAATATACCGGCCTCACTTCCAAGGCGCTGACCGCGCCCGATGGCAAGATCCGCATTCCGCTCAATGAAGAGGGCGAGGGCGGGAAGGGCCAGATCGAGGAGTTCCTGCGCGCCTTCAACGGTGAGGGCATCCAGCACATCGCGCTGATCTGCGACGATCTTCCGGCTTGCTGGGACCGGCTGCAAAAGCTCGGCGTGCCCTTCATGACCGCGCCGCCTGCGACCTATTACGAGATGCTCGCCGAACGCCTGCCGGGTCACGGCGAGGATGTGAGCCAGCTCCAGATGCGCGGCATCCTGATGGACGGCACCACAGAAGGCGGCCAGCCCCGCCTGCTGCTCCAGATTTTCGCGCAGGCACAGGTCGGGCCGGTGTTCTTCGAATTCATCCAGCGCAAGGGCGACGACGGCTTTGGCGAGGGCAACTTCAAGGCGCTGTTCGAGAGCATGGAGCGCGACCAGATCATCCGCGGCGTGCTCAATGTCGAGGAGCCGGCCGAATGA
- a CDS encoding VOC family protein has translation MTHPVALSGIHHAAYRCKDAKETVEWYARVLGMTYTTAFAEDHVPSTGEYDPYMHIFLDAGNGNILAFFELPNQPEMGKDPNTPAWVQHLALKVPSEEALLAAKAHIEAQGIDVLGPTHHGIFKSIYFFDPNGHRVELAADIGTPEQYEELARVAPVMLEEWSQTKKAPRHADWLHELARAEHAAKA, from the coding sequence ATGACCCACCCCGTTGCCCTGTCAGGAATCCACCACGCCGCCTATCGCTGCAAGGACGCGAAGGAGACGGTGGAATGGTACGCCCGCGTGCTCGGCATGACCTACACCACCGCCTTTGCCGAGGATCACGTGCCTTCGACCGGCGAGTATGATCCCTACATGCACATCTTCCTGGATGCGGGGAACGGCAACATCCTCGCCTTCTTCGAACTGCCGAACCAGCCGGAGATGGGCAAGGACCCGAACACCCCGGCGTGGGTGCAGCACTTGGCGCTGAAAGTGCCTTCCGAAGAGGCGCTGCTCGCCGCCAAGGCGCATATCGAGGCGCAGGGCATCGACGTGCTCGGCCCGACGCATCACGGCATCTTCAAGTCTATCTACTTCTTCGACCCTAACGGTCACCGCGTGGAACTCGCGGCGGACATTGGCACTCCAGAGCAATACGAGGAACTCGCCCGCGTCGCGCCGGTGATGCTGGAGGAATGGTCGCAGACCAAGAAAGCCCCGCGCCACGCCGACTGGCTGCACGAACTGGCGCGCGCGGAACATGCCGCGAAGGCATGA
- the bchE gene encoding magnesium-protoporphyrin IX monomethyl ester anaerobic oxidative cyclase, whose translation MRILFVHPNYRSGGAEIAGTWPPAWVAYLSGPLKRAGFDDITFIDAMTEGLSDEELAERMAALQPDIVGTTAITPSIYAAERVLEVAAFTVPKAVRVLGGIHATFMYAQVLAEAPHIDVIVRGEGEEIAVELFTAIKEGRWPQDARAIKGLAYREGETVIATEAADTIKDMASIKPDWDVLDWSQYTYIPLGTRVAIPNLARGCPFTCSFCSQWKFWRDYRVRDPKDVVDEIEELHEKHGVGFFILADEEPTINRKTFIKFCQELIDRGLPDKVKWGINTRVTDIYRDKELLSFYRRAGLVHVSLGTEAAAQMKLDRFNKETKVEENKEAIRLLRAADIFVEAQFIVGLDNETPETLEETFQMAWDWQPDLANWAMYTPWPYTPLFETLKDQVEVHDFSKYNFVTPIMKPAAMERGELLDGVMKNYRRFYMRKALFHYPWRGTGFRRRYLLGCLYAFLRAGFKRSFYDLGKAGYWGPQTAKKVEFHFDESRLAAADAATDWVTNADKAAQAQERREAVRAQMKARGKERGETRRRDRIDVD comes from the coding sequence ATGCGCATTCTGTTCGTTCATCCCAACTACCGTTCCGGCGGAGCCGAGATTGCCGGCACCTGGCCGCCCGCATGGGTCGCCTATCTCTCCGGCCCGCTTAAGCGCGCAGGCTTCGACGACATCACCTTCATCGACGCCATGACCGAGGGGCTGTCGGATGAGGAACTGGCGGAGCGGATGGCCGCGCTCCAACCGGATATCGTCGGCACAACCGCTATCACCCCGTCGATCTACGCCGCCGAACGCGTGCTCGAAGTCGCCGCCTTCACCGTGCCCAAGGCCGTGCGCGTGCTTGGCGGCATCCACGCGACCTTTATGTATGCGCAGGTGCTCGCCGAGGCGCCGCACATCGACGTGATCGTGCGCGGGGAGGGCGAGGAAATCGCGGTCGAACTCTTCACTGCGATTAAGGAAGGCCGCTGGCCGCAGGACGCGCGCGCCATCAAGGGCCTCGCCTATCGCGAGGGCGAGACGGTCATCGCCACCGAAGCTGCCGACACGATCAAGGATATGGCCTCGATCAAGCCCGACTGGGACGTGCTTGACTGGAGCCAGTACACCTACATCCCCTTGGGCACCCGCGTCGCCATCCCCAACCTCGCGCGGGGGTGTCCCTTCACCTGTTCGTTCTGTTCGCAGTGGAAGTTCTGGCGCGATTACCGGGTGCGCGATCCGAAAGACGTGGTCGACGAGATCGAGGAACTGCACGAAAAGCACGGCGTCGGCTTCTTCATCCTCGCCGATGAGGAACCGACCATCAACCGCAAGACCTTCATCAAGTTCTGTCAGGAGCTGATTGACCGCGGCCTGCCCGACAAAGTGAAGTGGGGCATCAACACCCGCGTCACCGATATTTACCGCGACAAGGAATTGCTCTCCTTCTACCGCCGCGCCGGCCTCGTCCATGTCAGCCTCGGCACCGAGGCCGCGGCGCAGATGAAGCTCGACCGGTTCAACAAGGAAACCAAGGTCGAGGAGAACAAGGAAGCGATCCGGCTGCTGCGCGCGGCGGATATCTTCGTCGAGGCGCAGTTCATCGTCGGCCTCGACAATGAAACGCCCGAAACGCTGGAGGAGACCTTCCAGATGGCGTGGGACTGGCAGCCGGATCTCGCCAACTGGGCGATGTACACGCCCTGGCCCTACACGCCGCTGTTCGAGACGCTGAAGGACCAGGTCGAGGTCCATGATTTCAGCAAGTACAACTTCGTTACCCCGATCATGAAGCCCGCCGCGATGGAGCGGGGCGAGTTGCTCGACGGAGTCATGAAGAACTACCGTCGCTTCTATATGCGCAAGGCGCTGTTTCACTATCCGTGGCGCGGCACCGGCTTCCGGCGGCGGTACTTGCTCGGGTGCCTCTATGCCTTCCTGCGGGCGGGCTTCAAGCGGAGCTTCTACGATCTCGGCAAGGCGGGCTACTGGGGACCACAGACCGCGAAGAAGGTCGAATTCCACTTCGACGAGAGCCGCCTCGCCGCTGCCGACGCCGCGACCGACTGGGTGACCAATGCAGACAAGGCCGCGCAGGCGCAGGAGCGCCGCGAGGCAGTGCGCGCGCAGATGAAAGCCCGAGGGAAGGAACGCGGTGAGACACGCCGGCGGGACCGGATCGATGTCGATTGA